One region of Cuculus canorus isolate bCucCan1 chromosome 6, bCucCan1.pri, whole genome shotgun sequence genomic DNA includes:
- the FASTKD2 gene encoding FAST kinase domain-containing protein 2, mitochondrial: MCETLAKMNNKINYLLNTVRCVHRCSSVLVSQSSATTRKHFSRGSLHLPIHKNVNFRKSFLNILPSLYGSSVQFLSQRIDVSSIGAEIQPEKSTEALLSEHDPQSSLELDKWDDSGSSKERHVRDRSEPFFNSLQKCSCPSDVLDLASESAVSIKHFTNCLTTVWRLFKNLSEDQQRYERQLIFEHPAFVKLCQHLLRDCRRMTRGDLVFSLHAVVNLGVPQNTLLVQTLVRVCQEKLNQLDNRCISVLATTLTGLNKDKNVNALQAGLQLLVEQRIPSIKDIFILQNLMRCMGKDAPVFLKKKLEMAILKEIDHLTFLNAMRVFLALVAMNYCSIPILNACSKKIQENVHDVPFRQLILILEACYSLQYRNVKLFSALADYVHSTVCLWDKKQIIHFLSAFETLGFQPSELMDIFAEKVTKDPEFLNLKELLIVLRVYSRLNYVPRDQKHLFFETLHSCLNKYLPQISNTELLKAVYSLCILGYLPHRALDELLEKDSRDELLLSGDPYKETKETMLRCVKTCMELDSPSFTKPAFVLTENFSSLVSVNLRKAQEALIELLGDENMFLQNVQLPYKYHIDFEIRMDSDRKEVLPITATDVHAGSNIQRLALLFVPLSAFCVGTMHPQGKLAMKNRHLNKLGYHVILVLNKKFQEMTNEDAVEFLKGKIYSENAFSFSEVTVQDNN, encoded by the exons ATGTGTGAGACATTAGCCAAAatgaataacaaaataaattatttgttaaatACTGTCAGGTGCGTGCATAGGTGCAGTTCTGTGCTCGTTTCCCAATCTTCAGCCAcaacaagaaaacacttttccagGGGATCCCTACATCTGCCCATTCATAAAAATGTGAACTTTAGGAAATcgtttttaaatattttaccatCTCTGTATGGATCATCTGTTCAATTTCTGTCTCAAAGGATAGATGTTTCTAGCATAGGTGCTGAAATACAACCAGAGAAGAGTACAGAGGCTTTGTTGAGTGAGCATGATCCCCAGAGCTCCTTGGAACTTGATAAGTGGGATGATTCTGGGAGCTCCAAAGAGAGGCATGTGAGGGATCGTAGTGAACCATTTTTTAACAGCCTCCAGAAATGTAGCTGCCCATCCGATGTACTGGACTTGGCTTCAGAGTCTGCTGTTTCCATTAAGCACTTCACAAACTGTTTAACTACAGTATGGAGGCTCTTCAAAAACCTCTCCGAAGACCAGCAGcgttatgagaggcagctgatCTTTGAGCATCCAGCTTTTGTCAAGCTTTGTCAGCACCTGCTGCGGGACTGCCGCAGGATGACGCGGGGTGACCTGGTGTTCAGCCTGCATGCTGTAGTGAACCTAGGCGTTCCTCAGAACACTCTCCTGGTCCAGACTTTGGTGAGGGTGTGCCAA GAGAAGCTCAATCAACTTGATAACCGATGTATCTCAGTTTTGGCAACTACTCTAACAGGGCTGAATAAAGACAAGAACGTGAACGCTCTTCAAGCTGGCTTACA GTTACTAGTGGAGCAGCGCATTCCGAGTATCAAAGACATCTTTATACTGCAaaacctgatgagatgcatggGAAAAGATGCTCcagtctttctgaaaaagaaattagag ATGGCGATTCTGAAAGAGATAGACCATCTGACTTTCCTGAATGCTATGCGTGTGTTTTTGGCTCTTGTTGCAATGAATTATTGTTCCATTCCAATCCTGAATGCCTGCAGTAAAAAGATCCagg aaaatgtCCACGATGTTCCATTTCGGCAGTTAATTCTCATTCTGGAAGCTTGTTACAGTCTCCAGTACCGTAACGTAAAACTATTTTCAGCATTAGCAGACTATGTGCATTCTACTGTCTGCCTTTGGGACAAAAAACAG attatccattttctttctgccttcgAGACGCTTGGTTTTCAGCCTAGTGAGCTGATGGATATTTTTGCTGAGAAGGTGACAAAAGACCCTGAATTCCTCAACTTGAAAGAGCTTTTGATTGTTCTCCGAGTGTATTCACGACTCAACTATGTTCCCAGAGACCAAAAGCATCT GTTTTTTGAGACTCTTCATAGCTGCTTGAATAAGTACCTCCCTCAGATTTCCAACACAGAACTGCTGAAGGCAGTGTATTCACTTTGCATCTTAGGATATCTTCCTCATCGTGCACTTGAtgagctgctggaaaaggacaGCAGGGATGAACTTCTACTGTCAG GTGATCcttacaaagaaacaaaggaaacgATGCTTCGCTGTGTGAAAACATGTATGGAACTTGATAGCCCTTCCTTCACGAAGCCTGCATTTGTGCTGACTGAGAATTTCTCCTCATTAGTATCTGTGAATCTCAGAAAGGCTCAGGAGGCACTGATAGAACTCCTGGGAGACGAGAACATGTTTTTGCAAAATGTTCAGCTGCCATATAAATATCATATCG attttgaaatcAGAATGGATTCAGACAGAAAGGAAGTGCTCCCAATAACAGCAACAGATGTTCATGCTGGCTCGAACATTCAAAG GTTGGCTCTTCTCTTTGttcctctctctgccttctgtgTGGGTACAATGCACCCCCAAGGGAAGCTGGCAATGAAGAACCGGCATCTGAATAAACTGGGTTATCACGTCATTCTG GTCCTGAACAAGAAGTTTCAGGAAATGACAAATGAAGATGCAGTTgaatttttgaaaggaaaaatttattcagaaaatgctttctctttctctgaagtGACTGTGCAGGataataattga